Proteins co-encoded in one Gracilimonas sediminicola genomic window:
- a CDS encoding MerR family transcriptional regulator translates to MKPDIKEKYKGVSTFKIGEAARRADVNKETVRYYEKRNLIPKPDRRRSGYRIFTQRHIDQIKFIKRAQELGFTLSEIKELLELRIDEDTTCSEVKSEAEEKYQGVVEKIEDLQRIKNTLIDLIDSCAGEGHKGNCPILKALEGESEKGKKLR, encoded by the coding sequence ATGAAACCTGACATTAAAGAAAAATATAAGGGGGTAAGCACTTTCAAAATCGGGGAAGCAGCCCGGCGTGCTGATGTGAATAAAGAAACGGTTCGTTATTATGAAAAGCGCAATCTTATTCCCAAACCTGACCGAAGACGATCAGGTTACCGAATTTTTACCCAGCGGCATATCGATCAGATTAAATTTATCAAGCGGGCGCAAGAGTTGGGGTTCACGCTGAGCGAAATCAAGGAACTGCTGGAACTACGAATTGATGAGGATACCACTTGCTCAGAGGTCAAAAGTGAAGCGGAAGAAAAATACCAAGGTGTGGTAGAAAAGATCGAAGACCTGCAACGAATAAAGAATACCCTGATAGATTTAATTGATTCGTGTGCGGGTGAAGGGCATAAAGGAAATTGTCCTATTTTAAAAGCTCTGGAAGGTGAAAGTGAAAAAGGGAAAAAGCTGAGATGA
- a CDS encoding GDCCVxC domain-containing (seleno)protein has protein sequence MKVVLYSNITCPECKHETLEVMPTTSCQFFWECPECKSIIKPKEGDCCVFCSYGDTPCPSIQQEKFCC, from the coding sequence ATGAAGGTAGTATTATATTCGAATATTACTTGCCCGGAATGTAAACACGAGACTCTTGAAGTTATGCCAACAACTTCCTGCCAGTTCTTTTGGGAATGCCCGGAGTGTAAAAGCATCATCAAGCCTAAAGAAGGAGACTGTTGTGTGTTCTGTTCTTATGGGGATACGCCTTGTCCTTCTATTCAGCAAGAGAAATTCTGTTGTTGA